The DNA segment GTAAATATGGGGAAACGAATGGACTAGCCCTGCATGCCCTTGGTTTTGCTAAGGTCATTCACTTGTGTCGATAAAAACAATGAAAAGGACATCTACCATGCGCACTTCTCGCTTGTTGCGGTACTCCCTCTGCTCGCTCGCCCTGGCCTGCAGCCAGGCAATCGCCGCGCCTTCGCCCTACTCCACGCTGATCGTGTTTGGCGACAGTCTCAGTGACGCCGGGCAGTTCCCAGATCTCACCGGTGGCACCAACGGCATGCGCTTCACCAACCGCGATGCCAACGGCAACTACGCACCGGTATCGCCGATGATCCTTGGCGGGAGGCTGGGGATCGCACCCGACGACCTGAACCCTTCGACTTCGCTGGGCATTCGCCCCGATGGCAATAACTGGGCGGTGGGCGGTTACACCACTGAACAGATCCTCGACTCGATCACAGACACCTCAAAAACGGTGATCCCGCCGGGCAACCCGGGTGCCGGGCTCGTGCTGCGCGAACGGGATGGCTATCTGGCCAACGGTCTGCGCGCCGACCCAAATGCCTTGTATTACCTGACCGGCGGCGGCAATGACTTCCTCCAAGGGCTGGTCACCAGCCCCTCCGAGGCCGCCGTAGCCGGCACCCGCCTGGCCGCCAGTGCCCAGGCCCTGCAACAGGGAGGGGCTCGCTACATCATGGTCTGGCTGTTGCCCGATCTAGGCCAAACCCCAAACTTCAGCGGCACGCCCCAGCAAGGCCCACTGTCGCAGCTGTCGGGCGTATTCAATCAGGCACTGGTCAATCAGCTGAGCCAGATCGATGCCGAAATCATCCCGCTGAACATCCCCGTACTGCTCAGCGAGGCGCTGGCCAACCCAGCGCAATTTGGCTTGGCCACAGATCAAAACCTGGTAGCCAGCTGCTATAGCGGCAGCAGTTGCCAGAACCCGGTCTATGGCGAAAACGGCGCCAGCCCGGATCCGACCAAGCTGCTGTTCAACGACGCCGTACACCCGACCATCGCCGGTCAGCAACTGATTGCCGACTACGCCTATTCGATCATCTCTGCACCGTGGGAGCTGACCCTGCTACCCGAAATGGCCCACGCC comes from the Pseudomonas urmiensis genome and includes:
- the estP gene encoding esterase EstP → MRTSRLLRYSLCSLALACSQAIAAPSPYSTLIVFGDSLSDAGQFPDLTGGTNGMRFTNRDANGNYAPVSPMILGGRLGIAPDDLNPSTSLGIRPDGNNWAVGGYTTEQILDSITDTSKTVIPPGNPGAGLVLRERDGYLANGLRADPNALYYLTGGGNDFLQGLVTSPSEAAVAGTRLAASAQALQQGGARYIMVWLLPDLGQTPNFSGTPQQGPLSQLSGVFNQALVNQLSQIDAEIIPLNIPVLLSEALANPAQFGLATDQNLVASCYSGSSCQNPVYGENGASPDPTKLLFNDAVHPTIAGQQLIADYAYSIISAPWELTLLPEMAHASLRAHQDELRNQWQTPWQAVGQWQAIVATGAQDLDFDDQRSSASGDGRGYNLTVGGSYRLDEAWRLGVAAGVYRQKLEAGEQDSDYKLDSYLASVFAEYRANRWWADAALSAGHLDYRDLKRTFALGVNDRSEKGDTDGEAWAVTGRLGYNLAAEASAWQLAPFISADYARVKVDGYDENSGRSTALGFDDQERTSRRLGAGLQGSYQFAPSTRVFAEVAREHEFEDDQQDVTMHLTSLPANDFTLTGYTPQNNLTRASLGLSHELTAGVHVRGNYNWRKSDELTQQGVSLAVSLDF